In Sutterella faecalis, a genomic segment contains:
- a CDS encoding coiled-coil domain-containing protein encodes MAYGYSSFYYTAPNAALRATAFIASWLKVQFGLEGVEAWKPGFTIFSAFGETFRFEARRRRPEKNGMIRAEWVLELTSSGAPKCVLGFSTASLLGSSSFSAFYSADLSYPGSAAFLRSYYRFTREFAPGRTMSEDSASPLCDRFESPLLPFESLPLLEARDVLPNIPFLQSLRNDAKRRSFALAMEFLEGVRRARRRKEDFLDRKAVEALAPASYRRTNEAPLTEEEKIRLLKAETERSLLLSLSTDEAFQWFSSGDSAKTAPAPRLNRKMRRALEKKNALSKPGNQSAANDAQNAQSGRASSETENQGEALAFAPGEEETAEMPDIHSEAESIFRDAKTGAREARLERLSSMTPNEEDAARERARLEERLKASQLREEALQEAREKEDAEFARRLEDISREELERKRIMAAEAEAQRKAAREKASIEAAAEKPADDEKPSAESDARSEAMERNRARSEARREEMLARRDEVLRLRSQSTFGDALEKEERAPLEAPKRDSLHAHEQGHPEPGALSGRLGDVAKTLNLAVEEASAMEAEIALLREQVLREEARTQLWRSAYEEIAQSRSAASGEAFRRITANLVTRPNWEPSVEECLQYVEAFRPDRVTVLDSAWESARESSPFLLGRRLLSLLMRLVTDAVDQRAEGGDRRLSSVFSTREYCPRETQETLSARDYAKRRTFRYMGEKLLMEQHLRIGNSRDRGRCLRIYFDFAKTDGRVLIGWCGRHLPCLST; translated from the coding sequence ATGGCATACGGATACAGCTCCTTCTACTACACCGCACCCAATGCGGCGCTCCGCGCCACTGCATTTATTGCGTCCTGGCTCAAGGTTCAATTCGGACTTGAAGGCGTCGAAGCCTGGAAGCCCGGGTTTACGATCTTTTCCGCTTTTGGAGAAACGTTCAGATTTGAGGCGCGCCGCCGCCGGCCTGAAAAGAACGGCATGATCCGCGCCGAATGGGTGCTTGAGCTCACTTCCTCAGGAGCACCAAAGTGCGTGCTTGGGTTTTCCACAGCCTCGCTTCTCGGATCCTCCTCTTTTTCTGCGTTCTACTCCGCCGACCTCTCCTATCCGGGATCTGCAGCGTTCCTTCGGAGCTACTACCGCTTCACCCGGGAATTCGCCCCCGGGCGAACCATGTCCGAGGATTCCGCTTCTCCGCTCTGCGATCGGTTTGAGTCGCCGCTTCTGCCTTTTGAGTCTCTGCCGCTTCTGGAGGCAAGAGATGTCCTACCCAACATCCCTTTCCTCCAATCTCTCAGAAACGATGCGAAGCGCCGCAGCTTTGCACTCGCGATGGAATTCCTCGAAGGCGTTCGCCGCGCCCGCCGTCGGAAGGAAGATTTTCTCGACCGCAAGGCCGTAGAAGCGCTTGCGCCCGCGTCCTACCGCCGAACGAATGAGGCGCCGCTCACGGAAGAGGAGAAAATCCGGCTCCTGAAAGCTGAAACCGAAAGGAGCCTCCTGCTTTCGCTCAGTACCGATGAGGCATTCCAATGGTTCTCTTCGGGCGATTCGGCAAAAACCGCGCCTGCGCCTCGTCTCAATCGAAAGATGCGCCGCGCGCTTGAAAAGAAAAACGCGCTATCGAAGCCTGGGAACCAATCGGCAGCGAACGATGCTCAGAATGCTCAGTCAGGCCGCGCGTCCTCTGAAACGGAGAATCAGGGCGAAGCACTGGCGTTCGCCCCTGGGGAAGAAGAGACGGCGGAAATGCCGGACATTCACTCCGAAGCAGAATCCATTTTCAGAGATGCGAAGACCGGTGCCAGGGAAGCGCGTCTCGAGCGCCTGAGCAGCATGACCCCGAACGAGGAAGACGCCGCCCGGGAACGGGCCCGCCTCGAAGAAAGACTCAAGGCCTCTCAGCTTCGCGAGGAAGCGCTCCAGGAGGCCCGGGAAAAGGAAGATGCCGAATTTGCAAGGCGCCTCGAGGATATCTCCAGGGAGGAACTCGAGCGCAAGCGCATCATGGCTGCAGAAGCGGAAGCGCAAAGAAAAGCCGCACGCGAGAAAGCTTCTATCGAGGCGGCTGCAGAGAAGCCTGCGGACGACGAAAAGCCGTCCGCGGAAAGCGACGCGCGGAGCGAAGCCATGGAAAGAAACCGCGCAAGAAGCGAAGCGCGGCGCGAAGAAATGCTCGCCCGCCGGGATGAAGTGCTTCGCCTGAGAAGTCAGAGCACGTTCGGCGACGCTTTGGAGAAGGAAGAACGCGCGCCTTTAGAAGCTCCGAAGCGCGACAGTCTTCATGCCCATGAACAAGGTCATCCGGAACCAGGAGCGCTTTCCGGACGCCTCGGCGATGTCGCGAAAACACTGAATCTTGCCGTCGAGGAAGCCTCTGCGATGGAAGCTGAAATTGCGCTTCTGCGCGAACAGGTGCTCCGCGAGGAAGCGCGCACGCAGCTCTGGAGAAGCGCGTACGAGGAGATTGCCCAAAGCCGTTCCGCCGCCTCGGGCGAAGCTTTCCGAAGAATCACGGCGAATCTCGTCACGCGTCCCAACTGGGAGCCTTCCGTTGAAGAGTGCCTCCAGTATGTTGAGGCTTTTCGCCCGGACCGGGTGACGGTGCTTGACTCCGCCTGGGAGTCGGCCCGCGAGAGCTCGCCTTTTCTTCTCGGGCGGCGACTTTTGAGCCTCCTCATGCGGCTCGTCACCGACGCCGTGGACCAGAGAGCGGAAGGCGGCGACCGGCGCTTGTCGAGCGTCTTCTCAACGCGGGAATATTGTCCAAGGGAAACCCAGGAGACGCTCTCCGCCCGAGACTATGCCAAACGCCGCACGTTCCGCTACATGGGCGAAAAGCTCCTCATGGAGCAGCACCTCCGGATCGGAAATTCAAGAGACCGGGGGCGCTGCCTCAGAATCTACTTCGACTTTGCGAAAACTGACGGGCGTGTTCTGATCGGATGGTGCGGACGGCACCTCCCCTGCCTCTCCACCTGA
- a CDS encoding cation:proton antiporter has product MDDYSLITSLVTGFGLALPFGYVAEKFFRAPALVGYILAGLAASVLPGLPPVNPKMIEQLAEIGVMLLMFGVGLNFSVHDLVRVKGVAIPGAPTQMVIAASLAACVAMGFWHWDFGAAVLFGFSIAGASTVVVTKALELRKLTNEMNGQATLGWLVMEDLVSVILLVCLPPFAAAVHGDQTVSLLGVLLDIVKTLAWAAVFVSLMMVVGRKLLPLMLREVARTGSRELFTLSVLGAAIVIAYGAGAIFDVSFALGAFLAGMVMQESRFAHRAAQESLPLQDAFSVLFFVSVGLMLDWHVFLEKPLEIFLVVLIIMVGKMTFSTTIVVLLRWPLDTALTIGSSIGQIGEFSYILAGQGIALKLVDASIMSVIVAASIMTIALNPLLFLAAPHIRQFLVTHFKWARKAAMRQPPFSQLPADTPREMLDGQVIVIGASEVARELFQTMKKEGRRTIVICNPSDPLEELRADGFGVIVGDPTDPMVLVQAHVTRAGALVMPAADVVEAERVLAVVRQLNKDLPVVVLLKTLDEAGDFDPADKNVFLLCEPLIASISLAAVTVEQLVKHEEDEAESESRMMSVRDILDAEYRRSVESVRSGGLRAPAENAEAEDMQSAAAKVAGEAMAAARSRQRKKRSPGEAARAFGERFANWLKKGSSKKSKEKPLEKAD; this is encoded by the coding sequence GTGGACGATTATTCCCTGATTACCAGCCTGGTCACCGGCTTTGGGCTGGCGCTTCCTTTCGGTTACGTTGCCGAAAAGTTTTTCCGTGCTCCGGCGCTTGTCGGGTACATTCTCGCGGGTCTTGCGGCGAGCGTCCTTCCGGGATTGCCGCCCGTCAATCCGAAGATGATTGAGCAGCTTGCCGAAATCGGCGTCATGCTCCTCATGTTCGGGGTCGGTCTGAATTTTTCCGTGCACGACCTGGTGCGCGTGAAGGGCGTGGCCATACCGGGCGCGCCGACGCAGATGGTGATTGCGGCGTCGCTCGCCGCCTGCGTGGCGATGGGATTCTGGCACTGGGATTTCGGTGCGGCCGTACTTTTCGGCTTTTCCATCGCCGGCGCTTCGACCGTGGTGGTCACGAAGGCGCTTGAACTTCGCAAGCTTACGAACGAAATGAACGGGCAGGCAACGCTCGGCTGGCTGGTGATGGAGGACCTGGTTTCCGTCATCCTCCTTGTTTGCCTGCCGCCCTTTGCTGCGGCCGTTCACGGCGATCAGACGGTTTCTCTGCTGGGCGTTCTTCTCGACATCGTGAAGACGCTTGCCTGGGCGGCAGTCTTCGTCTCCCTCATGATGGTGGTGGGAAGAAAGCTTTTGCCGCTGATGCTCAGGGAAGTTGCCCGCACGGGATCGCGAGAGCTCTTTACCCTCTCGGTGCTCGGCGCCGCCATTGTCATTGCTTACGGCGCAGGCGCCATTTTCGACGTGAGCTTCGCGCTGGGTGCGTTCCTGGCCGGCATGGTGATGCAGGAGAGCCGCTTTGCGCACCGTGCGGCGCAGGAGTCCCTCCCGCTGCAGGATGCCTTTTCGGTGCTCTTCTTCGTTTCGGTCGGCCTGATGCTCGACTGGCACGTTTTCCTTGAGAAGCCCCTTGAGATCTTCCTTGTCGTGCTCATCATCATGGTCGGCAAGATGACCTTTTCGACGACGATCGTTGTCCTTCTCAGGTGGCCGCTCGATACCGCCTTGACAATTGGCTCCTCCATCGGGCAGATCGGCGAATTCAGCTACATTCTGGCCGGGCAGGGCATTGCGCTGAAGCTTGTCGACGCCAGCATCATGAGCGTCATCGTTGCCGCGTCAATCATGACGATTGCATTGAATCCGCTTCTCTTTCTTGCTGCGCCTCACATCCGGCAGTTTCTGGTGACGCACTTTAAGTGGGCGAGGAAGGCTGCCATGCGGCAGCCGCCTTTCTCCCAGCTCCCTGCAGACACGCCTCGGGAGATGCTTGACGGACAGGTGATCGTCATCGGCGCCTCCGAGGTTGCGCGCGAGCTTTTCCAGACGATGAAGAAGGAAGGCCGGCGCACCATCGTGATCTGCAATCCTTCCGATCCTTTGGAAGAGCTTCGGGCTGACGGCTTCGGCGTGATCGTGGGCGATCCCACGGACCCGATGGTTCTTGTGCAGGCGCATGTGACCCGTGCGGGCGCCCTCGTCATGCCCGCGGCAGATGTGGTGGAGGCTGAACGGGTGCTCGCCGTCGTGCGGCAGCTCAATAAGGACCTCCCGGTGGTGGTGCTTCTGAAGACGCTCGACGAAGCCGGCGACTTTGATCCGGCCGACAAGAATGTATTCCTTCTCTGCGAACCTCTCATCGCGTCGATTTCGCTCGCCGCCGTGACGGTCGAGCAGCTTGTCAAGCATGAAGAGGATGAAGCCGAGTCCGAGTCGCGCATGATGAGCGTGCGTGACATTCTTGACGCAGAGTACAGAAGAAGCGTTGAATCTGTACGCTCGGGCGGCCTCAGAGCGCCGGCTGAAAATGCAGAGGCAGAGGATATGCAGAGTGCTGCCGCCAAGGTCGCCGGGGAAGCAATGGCTGCGGCCAGAAGCAGACAGCGCAAAAAACGCTCTCCGGGGGAAGCGGCAAGAGCGTTTGGCGAGCGTTTTGCCAACTGGCTGAAGAAAGGCAGCTCGAAAAAATCGAAAGAGAAGCCGCTTGAGAAAGCGGACTGA
- a CDS encoding DNA recombination protein RmuC, translating into MPQTSTLLFAVLILSALSFIALAALLALLLTARRHGRDDADELNDALMEGVMEVRRELSSQIAQTDARLTTAMTGLLNYIVQEEKRSGETLQNFSASSRGELERMNSILAKEFLSLQGMVDARFAKVLETNAGAAEGLGKRLNEELKEVRATLDLALGKVREENAQKLEAMRATVEEKLEKTLSERISASFRRVDEKLGLVETGLGEMRQMARNVARLQNILANVKTRGTFGEVQLSAILEEVLAPGQFASQVKLDPRSGEMVDFAVRLPGRDAESPCWLPIDSKFPLEDWEMLEEAERAGDPARAADARKGLERALLKQAKSIRDKYVKPPVTTEFAVMFLPSEGLYAEALRIPGLADRLQRELRITPAGPTVITALLNSLLMGFMTLAMEKRSGEVWRILTEVKTEFAGFTRQFEVVEKKFREAQSSLEQMSLKSRRMGSRMESIEALADEHPDGLPVSERPSVATLPSGGEAGEVPSAPSDQNTPVSFRKVEVDSEAAPPVS; encoded by the coding sequence ATGCCTCAGACGAGCACACTTCTTTTTGCAGTTCTGATTCTCTCTGCACTTTCCTTCATCGCGCTCGCGGCGCTTCTTGCCCTTCTTTTGACCGCACGGCGGCACGGGCGCGATGACGCGGATGAATTGAACGATGCCCTCATGGAGGGCGTGATGGAAGTGCGCCGGGAGCTTTCCTCTCAGATCGCGCAGACGGATGCAAGGCTCACCACCGCCATGACGGGGCTCCTCAACTACATCGTTCAGGAAGAGAAGCGCTCGGGAGAAACGCTCCAGAATTTCTCAGCGAGCTCCCGGGGCGAGCTCGAGCGCATGAACTCGATTCTCGCGAAGGAATTTCTGAGCCTCCAGGGCATGGTGGACGCGCGCTTTGCAAAGGTGCTGGAAACCAATGCGGGCGCTGCCGAAGGGCTTGGGAAAAGATTGAATGAAGAGCTGAAGGAAGTGCGCGCGACGCTCGATCTCGCGCTCGGCAAGGTGCGCGAGGAAAATGCGCAGAAGCTCGAAGCCATGCGCGCGACTGTCGAGGAAAAGCTCGAGAAGACGCTTTCCGAGCGCATTTCGGCGAGCTTTCGCCGCGTTGACGAAAAGCTCGGACTGGTGGAAACGGGATTGGGTGAAATGCGGCAGATGGCGAGAAACGTCGCGCGCCTTCAGAATATTCTCGCAAACGTCAAGACCCGCGGCACCTTCGGTGAAGTGCAGCTCAGCGCCATTCTTGAAGAAGTGCTCGCGCCGGGTCAGTTTGCCTCTCAGGTGAAGCTTGATCCCAGGTCGGGCGAAATGGTCGACTTCGCCGTGCGGCTTCCCGGCCGGGATGCGGAAAGCCCCTGCTGGCTTCCGATTGATTCCAAGTTCCCGCTCGAAGACTGGGAAATGCTTGAGGAGGCCGAACGAGCGGGCGACCCCGCACGTGCAGCAGACGCCCGCAAGGGACTCGAACGGGCGCTTTTGAAGCAGGCAAAGTCAATTCGGGACAAATACGTGAAGCCTCCGGTCACGACGGAATTTGCCGTGATGTTTCTTCCTTCGGAAGGACTTTATGCCGAGGCGCTCCGGATCCCGGGGCTCGCCGACCGGCTGCAGCGCGAACTTCGCATTACGCCCGCCGGACCAACGGTCATTACTGCGCTTCTCAACAGTCTCCTCATGGGCTTTATGACGCTTGCAATGGAAAAGCGAAGCGGCGAAGTCTGGCGCATTCTCACCGAAGTGAAGACGGAGTTTGCGGGCTTCACGCGTCAGTTTGAAGTGGTCGAGAAAAAGTTCCGCGAGGCGCAGTCCTCGCTCGAACAGATGTCGCTCAAGAGCCGCCGCATGGGAAGCCGCATGGAATCGATTGAGGCGCTCGCTGACGAACATCCGGATGGTCTTCCCGTCTCAGAAAGACCATCCGTAGCGACTCTCCCGTCAGGTGGAGAGGCAGGGGAGGTGCCGTCCGCACCATCCGATCAGAACACGCCCGTCAGTTTTCGCAAAGTCGAAGTAGATTCTGAGGCAGCGCCCCCGGTCTCTTGA